DNA from Ketobacter sp. MCCC 1A13808:
AACCTGTGGGCATCAGCCATTATTTTCTGTGGCCACTTTACGGAGCAGGCTCAAACCTTCAGCGAAGAAGAATGCGCTAACGAAACCCGGGGTGAGTGGTACTACCGTCAATTATTAGGTTCCAGTAACCTGACCGGTGGCAAGTTAATGCACATTATGACGGGTCACCTGAGCTTTCAGGTAGAACATCATATTTTTCCGGATATCCCTGCTCAGCGTTACGAAGAAATGGCTCCGCGGGTTGAGGCGATTTGCAAAAAGTTCGACCTACCCTACAACAGCGGCCCGTTTCTGCGTCAGTACGGCACTGTAATCAATCGAGTATGGAAGTATTCGTTTCCGGATAAGGCGAAGTCGGTCAAAGCGTAAGGCTTCATTGGCGGGTATTACTCACTGTAACGAATACGTTAAACTGAGGTAATACCCGCTTAAACACCACAGGAATGAAAACGATGGGCATACTGAATAAAGCTGAATTGCTAAAAGACATGATTCAGACCGCGGTCGACAATGGCGCTAAAACCGTTGCCGAGATTCACAAATCCATTGCGGACATGCCGTTCGAGGCGCTTGAGAGATCCGGGCTACTCGACGAAGATGGACAAAAGTTGCGCGACAAAAGCCAACAAACCATCGGCATGGTGTATGACAAGATCCGTCAGATCAATCAAACCGTCGGCGAACTGGCGTCAGACATGTTCGAAACCCTGGAGGACGGCCAGATCGTTTCCAAAGTAATGGACGAGAAAGACAACCCGAAACCCTGATCAGAATATCCCCCACTACCGGACCGCATGCGGAATTAAACTATTACCGATGCGGTCTTTTGAATTCATTATTGGCCACACCACCACTGTCCCAACTTTGCTGAATCCTCATATCTCTACTATATTGGCGCTAACGCGAATAGATCTCTCGCTGGTGCACATAAAAAATTAAAAGAGAAGAGAGGAATCTCCTAATGAAGAAAGCACTCATCACCACGGCCATTGCAAGCGGCCTGTTTTTCACCTCACAACTGACGATGGCTGAAGAACAAAACTATGTCGGCCTTCAATACAACATGTTCACCTATAGCGAAGATGGCCTCGGTGACCTGGAGCCGGAAGGTGTTGCACTGGTTATCGGCGGCGAACTCAATGACAATTTCCGCCTCGAGGGGCGTCTTGGCAGCAGTACCGCAGATGATAACGTTGCCGGTGTTGCCTTAGCCATCGACAACTACATTGGTTTTTATGTCAAAGGCGGAATGCGGTTCGCTGACATGGTCTTTCCCTACGTTGTTCTCGGCTACTCGCTGGTTGACCTCAAATCCCACGATGCTAACTACTACGATACGGAATCGGACTTATCCTATGGCGTAGGTGCTGACGTCAATTTTGGCAACTTCCAGGTCGGGCTTGAATGGATAATGCTGCAAGAAAAGTCTGCCTACGAACTGGAAAACCTGAGCCTGACTGCTGCCTGGCGCTTCTAACCCCGGCTACCCCCCCCAACAGACAAGGGCCGCTTTCATTGCGGTCCTTTTTTATTACTTGCTTATTCCTGTAACACGGTTGTGTACAATAAGCAAAAGGTCTGCTGGTATAGTCGCTGTATGAACACCTCTCATCTATCCTCACCAAACAAACTGGAACGGCGTTTAGCCCCGTTACTGGATCTACTGCAAAAGCAGTCAGTCGTACAGTCGGTTACCCACCGCCAGCAACAGAACCGCGCCGATGTCATTGAAAATTTATTACAACGGCAACAGCAAGCTGCAATTCAGCGCGAAGTCGACAAACTTAAAAGCCCTGATATCGCTCACCTGCTGGAAATGATCACCAGCGATAAGCGTCACATCATCTGGCGGTTACTTTCCCACGAGGTTGCCGGTGAGGTGTTGATAGAATTGAATGAGGCAATCGCCGAAAGCCTGATTGAAATGACGCTACCGGATACCTTACTGCCTATCCTGGAAACGCTGGATACCGATGAGCTATCCGACATCGCGGAACTGCTGCCACAAGATTTACTAAACCGGGCAAAAGCATCACTGAAAGCCAATGAGCGAAACTGGCTGGAACAGACCATGAGCTTTGCAGAAGGCTCCGTGGGCGACATCATGAGCCGCGACTGCCTGATCGTTACAGAGACAATCAGCATCAATGAAGCCATCGAACTGGTGCGCTCCAACACCGAGTTACCTCCGCAAACCGACAAATTATTTATCGTCAACAATTTACGCCACATTAGCGGGGTGCTGCCACTCATCAATCTGTTGCGCAACCCGGTGCACAGCCAAATAGAACAATGCATGGACAAGGATGTAGTCACCTTCTCGCCCACCGATCAAGCGGAAGAAGCAGGCCAGGCTTTTGAGCGCTACGATCTGATCTCTGCTCCGGTGGTCGATAGCAAAGGCCGTATTATCGGCCGCCTAACCGTCGAGTCGATCATGGACTATTTACGGGAGCGGGCAGAAAACCAGGCTTTGGCAAAAGAAGGACTGAGTGCTGACAGCGACTTATTCGGCCCGATAATAGACGGCGCGAAAGAACGCTGGCCCTGGCTTTGCATCAATCTTATTACTGCATTTATCGCGACGCGCTCTATCAGCCTGTTTGAAAACACCATTCAACAGCTGGTTGCATTGGCCACTCTTATGCCAATCGTTGCCAGCGTCGGGGGCAATACCGGCAACCAAACGGCCGCGCTGGTCATTCGCGGGCTCGCATCCAAACAGGTACATCGAGACAATATCACCTTTATTTATCGCAAAGAGCTGATCATCGGCTTGATGAACGGCTTACTATGGGGAACATTACTCGGCCTGTTTGCCTGGCTCTTATATCAGAACACCATGCTGGGTCTGGTAATGATGATGGCCGTCACCATAAACCTGATATTGGCCGCTTTTATCGGCATCACCGTCCCTTTCACCCTGGATCGATTAAATAAAGATCCCGCTATGGGCTCATCTGTGGTACTAACGTTCGTTACAGATAGTATGGGCTTTTTCCTCTTTTTGGGCCTGGCCTCTCTTGTTTTGATTTAAATTTGCTTCATAGTGAATATATATTCAACCGACACTAACAAATAGAAAAATGAAAAATAGTAATCTACTAGCTCTCATCTTTGGGTCGATGGGCTGGTTACTGTTCGCCCCG
Protein-coding regions in this window:
- a CDS encoding porin family protein; this encodes MKKALITTAIASGLFFTSQLTMAEEQNYVGLQYNMFTYSEDGLGDLEPEGVALVIGGELNDNFRLEGRLGSSTADDNVAGVALAIDNYIGFYVKGGMRFADMVFPYVVLGYSLVDLKSHDANYYDTESDLSYGVGADVNFGNFQVGLEWIMLQEKSAYELENLSLTAAWRF
- the mgtE gene encoding magnesium transporter gives rise to the protein MNTSHLSSPNKLERRLAPLLDLLQKQSVVQSVTHRQQQNRADVIENLLQRQQQAAIQREVDKLKSPDIAHLLEMITSDKRHIIWRLLSHEVAGEVLIELNEAIAESLIEMTLPDTLLPILETLDTDELSDIAELLPQDLLNRAKASLKANERNWLEQTMSFAEGSVGDIMSRDCLIVTETISINEAIELVRSNTELPPQTDKLFIVNNLRHISGVLPLINLLRNPVHSQIEQCMDKDVVTFSPTDQAEEAGQAFERYDLISAPVVDSKGRIIGRLTVESIMDYLRERAENQALAKEGLSADSDLFGPIIDGAKERWPWLCINLITAFIATRSISLFENTIQQLVALATLMPIVASVGGNTGNQTAALVIRGLASKQVHRDNITFIYRKELIIGLMNGLLWGTLLGLFAWLLYQNTMLGLVMMMAVTINLILAAFIGITVPFTLDRLNKDPAMGSSVVLTFVTDSMGFFLFLGLASLVLI